gtgTTTCAAAAATAGCATCTTGAATTCATCGtgttaattatatgaaatttcttgaaaggattaaaacaaaataatttaaatatacgTAGCGTTTGTGAGGGATCATAACATGCATAATCTGAATATTTTCTTATCATGCTGATAATGCAAAGGTTATAGGTTTGAATCTATGATTTCTAGCGTATAGAAGGTCAGTGCGCCATCAGGGTGCCTTATTTATATACTAAGAGGCGCCCCTAAACTCTGTTTAGAGTTAGGGAacaaaatcttgaaaatatgtcgttcttcaacaacaacaacagaaAAATACGCGTTATTAACacaatattttaacaataattaagatttttattcATCCAAGATGCAAAATCAAAATTCGGCCAAGAGATTAGCACTGGATCTTTAGTAGCTGTTGATACTTGAGGCTGCTGTGGGACTGTAATAGCTTTGAGAGCTTATGGGCTGCGAGTGGTTCATCATTCTTGGCAAAAGGTTTTGATTGGATTCTTGCCATGGAAAGGGTAAATAAAAGCTAGGAATAACAGTTCTTCGTCACTTATAGTGACTGAATAGGATGATGATGACATGTCACATGACGTGGAAAAAAAGTCGCCTGTTACGCTTATATTGGTCAGACACAACGCCATTAACGGAGTAGAGGAATGAAATTTTAGGTACAAAAATTGATATGTATCACATTGAATAATTTGTAAAAACTCAAGTGCCATTCATGTCATTATCTCtattaatttgaagaaattggtagttgcatttacaaattattatagttataattttaaattttatattaatttcaatttttatatacttaaagGTCGAAAGTtttataataaacaaattacTAGACATTGCATGACCTGTATTAAGAAAGCatgaaacataataaaatagtaaaattttaatttaaaccttttataatttataaaattataaattaatatttataaaattgcattttggccttctcaaaatgataaaatttgatttaatcctttaaaattataaagatataggctatattaaaatgatgaaattacattttattattgtaaaaacatacaatttaattctgcCCCAAAAAATTTCAGGCTCTGCGTTGAtaaagactaaaataaaaatatatagaccaTATAACAACTAATGAAAATGTGgctaaaatcaaattcaagtttACTATATTGTGAATAGAAATATACATGATACATTAGTTGAGAAGATGTAAAATGAACTTTcctttcaaaattgaaatagaaCTTTTGAACCACaatcaatcaatttaaaaaaaaaaaactattttttctaCAAGGAACGCAAGAATACTTGTGGCCTTATCGTGTTGTGATTGACAAATAATTTGTAACTTtggttaaaaagaaaaggaaaaaaaaaagaaaagaaagaagattgTTAGTATTTTGGATTAATCTTGGTGCATGTAGAGAGGCATGGAGATATCTTGAGAGGAACAAAGAGAGAAAATCTCTTCTAAAGATCCATTCATGTAGTCCTTATACTTGTCATACACCATGTATTCATCCATCATTTCTGCTTTTGTCTctgataaatttatttgtggGAAGTCTTCAAGCTCTAATGGTGGATATGGAACTTGATACTCAACATTTGTGTACCCTTCTGCCTGCATTTCCATTCATATGCATACAAATAAGAAACAACAGTATCATTAAAATGGAGTTTCTTTACTAAGTGATATTGGAGTTTCTCTTTTAATCTCTGAAAGTTTCAGTGTGTAATCATATTAGGCTTTGATTAAATCTGGAGTTAAATCAGGTCAGACTCCTAAACAAATGCAAACAAGGACAAATTAGAGGGGTAGCCAGAGACCCTAATtccttaaaactaaaaaattgctcctttaatttttgggtgtttataaagttttaagttaatttaatggtaaaattgtacttcaactcttcttaaaaatcaaaatttaattttgctctctctaagaacaaaaaaattatagtttaatccttggaaaattgaattttttttaccttaatacaataacaaaattatatttttaattctctttaaaaaattataatttaaattcgaccctttcaaaaaaaattggcttCACTTCTAAAGGTAAAGCTTTCTCAATGTTGTTACTCAAATCTAGGATTTACTTAAGGAATATTGAACTTTGCTACTTGGTCCATTAGACATGAGAGATGTTAGCTTTGTGGAAAATGAGGGAGAAAAGAAGTTTTAGGTGAGTCAAAAGAAAGAACGGGGCATGATTTGAGTGAGATGTATTGGGTGGAGAGCTTTGGGAAAAGTGGGTGATGTACTTATGCTAATTGCCTTAAGatcaaaaagttaaaattccaacccacatttttatcaaatgatCATAGTACTTTCATGTGTTTGTGTTGAGAAGGGAAGACTTGGAGAGTGATTTTGAAGCCTTTAGTGATAAAGCAAATAGTATATTTTTGCCTTAGAAATCTAGGGTTGGCAAAGGAGATAATCAAAAgtctcaaaaaaaatttttaaatactaaattatgattttggtcCCTTTATTATCCTTACATTTAGAAACTAATCTATgcattttaatttgacataatttatttttaaattttataagatcattaattaattcaaataattaatatcgtgaattattatagttaaaatattgatataaatttttcttaaaaaatattttccaacaataaaAAAGTTTCATGGGAGATATTGTATTGAAAtgggtaattttaaaaattaatattttaattaaaattatcaataatgtTAATTATTTGAACCAGCTAAAAATCAAgctatatcaaattaaaatataaaattaagtttcATCACAAtgaaactaaaatcaaattttaacaaaaagtgATCTATGTACTATTTTGGGATGGGCCATTGCAATGACCTAAGAGCCATGCTAATCATTATTGATTCATCTTGCATCATCTTCAATATTCATAGTTACAAAAGTCTTAATCAATTATGTTTGGACctgccaaaaaaaaattatatttcaacctactttctaaaataaattttaatacttataaacttttaaatctaAAGATATTACgtgtttaaatatgtttaaacttataataatagcaatattaattaaattaatatttaatctacgactttaatattatttaattcaaaatattaacgTCGATTAAGTCATTGGTTCAGTGACAAAACTTTCTATTAACTTAAAATCGAAGCGGATATTAAGTTCAGAATTCGAAGTCCTAACAACCCAATCCCTCttccattattaaaaaaaacccaaaataataataaatcagtTACCTGGATTAAGTTGGAGGAGAAATCCATGGCAAGAGATGATGATATAGTATTAGCTGAACTGTTAGCTTCATCAGAGGTAAATGGAGGTTGATTATCATCTGCCATGGCCATACCAGTTTCATAAGATGTTCCTTGAGTCAAATCTGAAGAGGAGGTAATTAAATTctcatcttcaatttcaacTTGTCTGCCTTTAGGGATTTCATTTCCACTTGTTTCCTCACCATGTAATTGTTTTTCCTTGTCTACATTGTTGTTATTTCCAacagcttcttcttcttttggaaGGATTTGTATGTTCTTCTTGAACACACGACATAATGCATAACAATCCTGTTTAACCAAAATTGTGAAATCAATTTCTTCATATAAAAGAAGGACCATCATGCAAAGTGTGTAAAAGAAGTGgggaaattggaaaaaaaagagagatgaattaaagggttaatataataatatatcattaTACTATgggtcaaattttaatttgatcttaaATTTCAGAATGTTGGTATTGAATTCTCAAACTAAAGTATAGTTTCAATCAAGTCTTTCAGTCAACTTAAAATGTCAACTTGTATTTGACATGGTTTCAATTCTAAACACATATGAACTAATAGATTAGATTCAAACTAATAATATTTAACAGGAATGCTTTGAAGTTTaatgactaatttaaaatttgactcataatttaaggatttttataaaattaaccctattttttaaaaaaagaaagatcaTGACTTGCTGGTACTTACATTACACGTAATAATcagtcataaataattatatggtATACtcgtaaaattaaaagaaattcataaataaacataaaataaaattacctttaAAGTAGAGTTGAGCAAGCGATATTCATGCATGACCCAATTGGTTCTAATGCCATGGGGAGCTCTTCCTCTATAGTAAACCAGTGTTTTTTTAATGCCAACAGCTCTCTTTTGAGACTGTACGGCCCTATCTTTTCCGGTGGCTTTCCAATACCCGCCGCGTGTCGCCCGGTTCGTTCTCGACCCGTTCGGGTACTTCTTATCCCTTGGACTGTAAAAATACCATTCCATGTCTTTGCTAGGTAGATATGACTTATCTGCAACAACAACAAACCATTACATTACCATTAACCATCCTAtcaaatacataataaaaagtCCCGTGACACTGATCCTGAATTTGATATTACCTGGTAAATCCCAAGGCTCGAATTTGTAGAGATCAACTTCGGGGATAACTTCG
The Gossypium raimondii isolate GPD5lz chromosome 8, ASM2569854v1, whole genome shotgun sequence DNA segment above includes these coding regions:
- the LOC105792773 gene encoding NAC domain-containing protein 54, which gives rise to MAPMSLPPGFRFHPTDEELVAYYLHNKITGRPIELEVIPEVDLYKFEPWDLPDKSYLPSKDMEWYFYSPRDKKYPNGSRTNRATRGGYWKATGKDRAVQSQKRAVGIKKTLVYYRGRAPHGIRTNWVMHEYRLLNSTLKDCYALCRVFKKNIQILPKEEEAVGNNNNVDKEKQLHGEETSGNEIPKGRQVEIEDENLITSSSDLTQGTSYETGMAMADDNQPPFTSDEANSSANTISSSLAMDFSSNLIQAEGYTNVEYQVPYPPLELEDFPQINLSETKAEMMDEYMVYDKYKDYMNGSLEEIFSLCSSQDISMPLYMHQD